A section of the Malania oleifera isolate guangnan ecotype guangnan chromosome 2, ASM2987363v1, whole genome shotgun sequence genome encodes:
- the LOC131148890 gene encoding receptor like protein 29 — protein sequence MNRLQTSVPTFKRLLQLNSPAYLLTMRCSFSISLPLFLLLISLPSVSPVSPNKHAKKLPPNENFQPNNIDPSEAQILFKIMETMSSDRTWRISYPNPCKPGSSWPGIECKPGKDQLLHVSRLDFGTPPNPTCKKTAAFPLQIFELPCLESVFFFNCFTHAKTTLSVSPGRLYNSPLQQLSLRSNPALVGPIPPQISLLKSLKILTLSQNRLTGRIPVEIFSLSSLEHLDLSYNFLTGTIPTQLGNLRSLLGLDLSYNSLTGLIPSSIGQLGLLQKLDLTSNSLTGLIPNSIQELNSLVFMAMSSNKLRGNFPKGLTKLQNLQYFIMDDNPMFIPLPLEFCKLLKLQELRLANSGYTGTIPPSFSQLLNLSTLSLQNNQLTGEIPAGFGILSHIYHLNLSRNMLGGVVPFNSSFLKRLGRNLDLSGNPGLCLSPSQAYIVKIGVDVCGSNRTGSMMQPLKKSEAPPGFGRSLSLFGAFGILGLHEMLLSV from the coding sequence ATGAATCGTCTTCAAACATCAGTCCCAACTTTCAAACGACTGCTGCAACTGAACAGCCCTGCATACCTCCTCACAATGCGCTGTTCCTTCTCCATCTCTCTTCCCCTGTTTCTGCTCCTCATCTCACTTCCCTCTGTTTCTCCTGTCTCCCCCAATAAGCATGCGAAGAAGCTGCCACCCAACGAAAATTTCCAACCAAATAACATAGATCCGTCCGAAGCACAAATTCTGTTCAAGATCATGGAAACCATGTCCTCTGACCGCACCTGGAGAATCTCCTACCCAAACCCATGTAAGCCTGGCTCTTCCTGGCCTGGGATAGAGTGCAAACCGGGAAAAGATCAACTTCTTCATGTCTCTAGGCTTGATTTTGGCACTCCACCGAACCCAACATGCAAGAAAACGGCTGCATTTCCCCTGCAAATCTTTGAGCTCCCCTGTCTTGAATCTGTGTTCTTCTTTAATTGTTTCACTCATGCCAAAACCACTCTCTCTGTTTCTCCCGGCAGGCTCTACAATTCTCCACTGCAGCAGCTCAGTCTCCGATCAAACCCGGCTCTTGTTGGCCCAATACCACCTCAAATCTCTCTCCTAAAGTCCCTAAAAATCCTCACATTGTCACAGAATCGCCTCACCGGACGGATTCCGGTTGAAATTTTCAGCTTGAGCTCGCTTGAACACCTTGATTTGAGCTACAATTTTCTCACAGGCACCATTCCAACCCAATTGGGCAATCTCAGAAGCCTCCTGGGCCTGGATTTGAGCTATAATTCGCTTACTGGTTTGATCCCAAGCTCAATTGGCCAACTGGGTTTGCTTCAAAAGCTCGATTTGACCTCGAATTCACTTACGGGGTTGATCCCCAATAGCATTCAAGAGCTTAATTCACTGGTTTTCATGGCTATGAGCAGCAACAAATTGCGAGGCAATTTCCCCAAGGGGTTGACGAAGTTGCAGAATTTGCAATACTTCATCATGGACGATAATCCGATGTTCATACCCTTACCTTTGGAATTCTGTAAGCTACTCAAGCTGCAAGAGCTGAGGCTTGCAAATTCTGGGTATACTGGGACTATTCCACCAAGCTTTTCCCAACTGCTAAATTTGAGCACTTTATCGCTGCAAAACAACCAATTAACGGGCGAAATTCCGGCAGGTTTTGGCATTCTCTCTCACATATATCACCTAAATCTCAGCAGGAACATGTTGGGTGGTGTTGTGCCTTTCAATTCTAGTTTCTTGAAGAGGTTGGGGAGGAACCTGGATCTCAGTGGCAATCCGGGTCTGTGCTTGAGCCCATCCCAAGCATACATTGTCAAGATTGGAGTTGATGTCTGTGGAAGCAACAGGACTGGGTCAATGATGCAGCCATTGAAGAAGTCTGAGGCTCCTCCCGGGTTCGGCAGATCACTCTCTCTGTTTGGTGCTTTTGGTATTTTGGGACTACATGAAATGTTGCTTTCAGTGTGA